A part of Liolophura sinensis isolate JHLJ2023 chromosome 1, CUHK_Ljap_v2, whole genome shotgun sequence genomic DNA contains:
- the LOC135477672 gene encoding probable ATP-dependent RNA helicase DDX47 isoform X1: protein MAATGDSMASTSTNVDGTDNKIEKITFSQLGVIDVLCEACQQLKWKTPSKIQQEAIPVALAGNDVIGLAETGSGKTGAFALPILQALLASPQRLFALILTPTRELAFQISEQFEALGTTIGVKCAVVVGGIDMMTQSLMLAKKPHVIIATPGRLVDHLENTKGFSLRSLKYLVMDEADRILNMDFEQEVWIAINSTQILYEDLSTTVDKILKVIPRERKTYLYSATMTKKVAKLQRASLQNPVKVEVSTKYQTVEKLQQHYIFIPVKFKDVYLVYILNELAGNSFMIFCSTCVNTMRVALMLRNLGLTAVPLHGQMSQAKRLGALNKFKSKNRSILIATDVASRGLDIPHVDVVINFDIPSHSKDYIHRVGRTARAGRAGKAITFVTQYDVELYQRIEHLIGKQLPLYNTEEQEVMLLMERVTEAQRYAKMEMSELSNRKKRQKDEDEDTEESSGVRKKFKKKRKY, encoded by the exons ATGGCGGCCACGGGCGACAGCATGGCGAGTACATCAACAAATGTCGATGGTACAGACAACAAAATAGAAAAGATTACATTTAGCCAATTG GGTGTCATAGATGTTTTGTGTGAGGCATGTCAGCAGCTGAAATGGAAGACACCATCAAAGATACAACAGGAAGCTATTCCAGTGGCTTTGGCAG GGAATGATGTGATAGGTCTTGCCGAGACGGGCTCTGGGAAGACGGGAGCGTTTGCCCTGCCCATTCTGCAAGCTCTGTTAGCCAGCCCTCAGCGACTATTTGCCCTAATACTCACACCCACAAGGGAGCTGGCCTTCCAGATATCAGAACAGTTTGAGGCCTTGGGCACAACGATTGGTGTAAAATGTG ctGTAGTTGTGGGTGGAATAGACATGATGACACAGTCATTGATGCTGGCAAAGAAACCTCATGTTATAATTG CCACACCAGGAAGACTAGTCGACCATTTGGAGAACACAAAAGGTTTTAGTCTGAGATCTCTGAAATACTTG gttatGGATGAGGCAGACAGAATATTGAACATGGACTTTGAACAAGAGGTATGGATAGCCATTAATAGTACACAGATTTTGTATGAAGACTTATCGACAACA gtggataaaattttaaaagttatacCAAGGGAGAGGAAGACTTATCTGTATTCTGCAACAATGACCAAAAAA GTTGCAAAATTACAAAGGGCCTCTTTGCAAAATCCTGTCAAAGTTGAAGTTTCAACAAAATACCAAACGGTAGAAAAACTCCAGCAGCATTATATCTTTATCCCCGTTAAATTTAAG GATGTGTACCTGGTTTACATATTGAATGAACTGGCTGGAAACTCATTCATGATCTTCTGTAGCACATGTGTGAACACCATGAGGGTAGCACTTATGCTTCGTAACCTTGGCCTGACTGCAGTTCCCCTCCATGGCCAAATGAGTCAG GCCAAAAGACTGGGTGCCTTGAACAAGTTTAAGAGTAAGAATCGTTCTATCCTTATCGCAACAGATGTTGCCAGCAG AGGCCTTGATATTCCTCATGTTGATGTGGTTATAAATTTTGACATCCCAAGCCACTCCAAAGACTACATTCATCGTGTGGGGAGAACTGCCAGAGCAGGCCGAGCAGGGAAAGCCATAACTTTTGTTACACA GTATGATGTGGAACTTTACCAGAGGATAGAGCACCTAATAGGTAAGCAGTTGCCCCTGTACAACACTGAGGAACAGGAGGTTATGCTGCTCATGGAAAGGGTGACGGAGGCTCAGAGATACGCTAAAATG GAAATGTCAGAACTGAGCAACAGgaaaaagagacaaaaagatgaagatgaagacaCGGAAGAATCATCAGGTGTGCGGAAAAAATttaagaagaaaagaaaatattga
- the LOC135477672 gene encoding probable ATP-dependent RNA helicase DDX47 isoform X4 produces MSMGVIDVLCEACQQLKWKTPSKIQQEAIPVALAGNDVIGLAETGSGKTGAFALPILQALLASPQRLFALILTPTRELAFQISEQFEALGTTIGVKCAVVVGGIDMMTQSLMLAKKPHVIIATPGRLVDHLENTKGFSLRSLKYLVMDEADRILNMDFEQEVWIAINSTQILYEDLSTTVDKILKVIPRERKTYLYSATMTKKVAKLQRASLQNPVKVEVSTKYQTVEKLQQHYIFIPVKFKDVYLVYILNELAGNSFMIFCSTCVNTMRVALMLRNLGLTAVPLHGQMSQAKRLGALNKFKSKNRSILIATDVASRGLDIPHVDVVINFDIPSHSKDYIHRVGRTARAGRAGKAITFVTQYDVELYQRIEHLIGKQLPLYNTEEQEVMLLMERVTEAQRYAKMEMSELSNRKKRQKDEDEDTEESSGVRKKFKKKRKY; encoded by the exons ATGTCGATG GGTGTCATAGATGTTTTGTGTGAGGCATGTCAGCAGCTGAAATGGAAGACACCATCAAAGATACAACAGGAAGCTATTCCAGTGGCTTTGGCAG GGAATGATGTGATAGGTCTTGCCGAGACGGGCTCTGGGAAGACGGGAGCGTTTGCCCTGCCCATTCTGCAAGCTCTGTTAGCCAGCCCTCAGCGACTATTTGCCCTAATACTCACACCCACAAGGGAGCTGGCCTTCCAGATATCAGAACAGTTTGAGGCCTTGGGCACAACGATTGGTGTAAAATGTG ctGTAGTTGTGGGTGGAATAGACATGATGACACAGTCATTGATGCTGGCAAAGAAACCTCATGTTATAATTG CCACACCAGGAAGACTAGTCGACCATTTGGAGAACACAAAAGGTTTTAGTCTGAGATCTCTGAAATACTTG gttatGGATGAGGCAGACAGAATATTGAACATGGACTTTGAACAAGAGGTATGGATAGCCATTAATAGTACACAGATTTTGTATGAAGACTTATCGACAACA gtggataaaattttaaaagttatacCAAGGGAGAGGAAGACTTATCTGTATTCTGCAACAATGACCAAAAAA GTTGCAAAATTACAAAGGGCCTCTTTGCAAAATCCTGTCAAAGTTGAAGTTTCAACAAAATACCAAACGGTAGAAAAACTCCAGCAGCATTATATCTTTATCCCCGTTAAATTTAAG GATGTGTACCTGGTTTACATATTGAATGAACTGGCTGGAAACTCATTCATGATCTTCTGTAGCACATGTGTGAACACCATGAGGGTAGCACTTATGCTTCGTAACCTTGGCCTGACTGCAGTTCCCCTCCATGGCCAAATGAGTCAG GCCAAAAGACTGGGTGCCTTGAACAAGTTTAAGAGTAAGAATCGTTCTATCCTTATCGCAACAGATGTTGCCAGCAG AGGCCTTGATATTCCTCATGTTGATGTGGTTATAAATTTTGACATCCCAAGCCACTCCAAAGACTACATTCATCGTGTGGGGAGAACTGCCAGAGCAGGCCGAGCAGGGAAAGCCATAACTTTTGTTACACA GTATGATGTGGAACTTTACCAGAGGATAGAGCACCTAATAGGTAAGCAGTTGCCCCTGTACAACACTGAGGAACAGGAGGTTATGCTGCTCATGGAAAGGGTGACGGAGGCTCAGAGATACGCTAAAATG GAAATGTCAGAACTGAGCAACAGgaaaaagagacaaaaagatgaagatgaagacaCGGAAGAATCATCAGGTGTGCGGAAAAAATttaagaagaaaagaaaatattga
- the LOC135477672 gene encoding probable ATP-dependent RNA helicase DDX47 isoform X2 — translation MAATGDSMASTSTNVDGTDNKIEKITFSQLGVIDVLCEACQQLKWKTPSKIQQEAIPVALAGNDVIGLAETGSGKTGAFALPILQALLASPQRLFALILTPTRELAFQISEQFEALGTTIGVKCAVVVGGIDMMTQSLMLAKKPHVIIATPGRLVDHLENTKGFSLRSLKYLVMDEADRILNMDFEQEVDKILKVIPRERKTYLYSATMTKKVAKLQRASLQNPVKVEVSTKYQTVEKLQQHYIFIPVKFKDVYLVYILNELAGNSFMIFCSTCVNTMRVALMLRNLGLTAVPLHGQMSQAKRLGALNKFKSKNRSILIATDVASRGLDIPHVDVVINFDIPSHSKDYIHRVGRTARAGRAGKAITFVTQYDVELYQRIEHLIGKQLPLYNTEEQEVMLLMERVTEAQRYAKMEMSELSNRKKRQKDEDEDTEESSGVRKKFKKKRKY, via the exons ATGGCGGCCACGGGCGACAGCATGGCGAGTACATCAACAAATGTCGATGGTACAGACAACAAAATAGAAAAGATTACATTTAGCCAATTG GGTGTCATAGATGTTTTGTGTGAGGCATGTCAGCAGCTGAAATGGAAGACACCATCAAAGATACAACAGGAAGCTATTCCAGTGGCTTTGGCAG GGAATGATGTGATAGGTCTTGCCGAGACGGGCTCTGGGAAGACGGGAGCGTTTGCCCTGCCCATTCTGCAAGCTCTGTTAGCCAGCCCTCAGCGACTATTTGCCCTAATACTCACACCCACAAGGGAGCTGGCCTTCCAGATATCAGAACAGTTTGAGGCCTTGGGCACAACGATTGGTGTAAAATGTG ctGTAGTTGTGGGTGGAATAGACATGATGACACAGTCATTGATGCTGGCAAAGAAACCTCATGTTATAATTG CCACACCAGGAAGACTAGTCGACCATTTGGAGAACACAAAAGGTTTTAGTCTGAGATCTCTGAAATACTTG gttatGGATGAGGCAGACAGAATATTGAACATGGACTTTGAACAAGAG gtggataaaattttaaaagttatacCAAGGGAGAGGAAGACTTATCTGTATTCTGCAACAATGACCAAAAAA GTTGCAAAATTACAAAGGGCCTCTTTGCAAAATCCTGTCAAAGTTGAAGTTTCAACAAAATACCAAACGGTAGAAAAACTCCAGCAGCATTATATCTTTATCCCCGTTAAATTTAAG GATGTGTACCTGGTTTACATATTGAATGAACTGGCTGGAAACTCATTCATGATCTTCTGTAGCACATGTGTGAACACCATGAGGGTAGCACTTATGCTTCGTAACCTTGGCCTGACTGCAGTTCCCCTCCATGGCCAAATGAGTCAG GCCAAAAGACTGGGTGCCTTGAACAAGTTTAAGAGTAAGAATCGTTCTATCCTTATCGCAACAGATGTTGCCAGCAG AGGCCTTGATATTCCTCATGTTGATGTGGTTATAAATTTTGACATCCCAAGCCACTCCAAAGACTACATTCATCGTGTGGGGAGAACTGCCAGAGCAGGCCGAGCAGGGAAAGCCATAACTTTTGTTACACA GTATGATGTGGAACTTTACCAGAGGATAGAGCACCTAATAGGTAAGCAGTTGCCCCTGTACAACACTGAGGAACAGGAGGTTATGCTGCTCATGGAAAGGGTGACGGAGGCTCAGAGATACGCTAAAATG GAAATGTCAGAACTGAGCAACAGgaaaaagagacaaaaagatgaagatgaagacaCGGAAGAATCATCAGGTGTGCGGAAAAAATttaagaagaaaagaaaatattga
- the LOC135477672 gene encoding probable ATP-dependent RNA helicase DDX47 isoform X3, with product MTILETPLSALLGVIDVLCEACQQLKWKTPSKIQQEAIPVALAGNDVIGLAETGSGKTGAFALPILQALLASPQRLFALILTPTRELAFQISEQFEALGTTIGVKCAVVVGGIDMMTQSLMLAKKPHVIIATPGRLVDHLENTKGFSLRSLKYLVMDEADRILNMDFEQEVWIAINSTQILYEDLSTTVDKILKVIPRERKTYLYSATMTKKVAKLQRASLQNPVKVEVSTKYQTVEKLQQHYIFIPVKFKDVYLVYILNELAGNSFMIFCSTCVNTMRVALMLRNLGLTAVPLHGQMSQAKRLGALNKFKSKNRSILIATDVASRGLDIPHVDVVINFDIPSHSKDYIHRVGRTARAGRAGKAITFVTQYDVELYQRIEHLIGKQLPLYNTEEQEVMLLMERVTEAQRYAKMEMSELSNRKKRQKDEDEDTEESSGVRKKFKKKRKY from the exons ATGACAATCCTTGAAACACCTTTGTCTGCTTTATTG GGTGTCATAGATGTTTTGTGTGAGGCATGTCAGCAGCTGAAATGGAAGACACCATCAAAGATACAACAGGAAGCTATTCCAGTGGCTTTGGCAG GGAATGATGTGATAGGTCTTGCCGAGACGGGCTCTGGGAAGACGGGAGCGTTTGCCCTGCCCATTCTGCAAGCTCTGTTAGCCAGCCCTCAGCGACTATTTGCCCTAATACTCACACCCACAAGGGAGCTGGCCTTCCAGATATCAGAACAGTTTGAGGCCTTGGGCACAACGATTGGTGTAAAATGTG ctGTAGTTGTGGGTGGAATAGACATGATGACACAGTCATTGATGCTGGCAAAGAAACCTCATGTTATAATTG CCACACCAGGAAGACTAGTCGACCATTTGGAGAACACAAAAGGTTTTAGTCTGAGATCTCTGAAATACTTG gttatGGATGAGGCAGACAGAATATTGAACATGGACTTTGAACAAGAGGTATGGATAGCCATTAATAGTACACAGATTTTGTATGAAGACTTATCGACAACA gtggataaaattttaaaagttatacCAAGGGAGAGGAAGACTTATCTGTATTCTGCAACAATGACCAAAAAA GTTGCAAAATTACAAAGGGCCTCTTTGCAAAATCCTGTCAAAGTTGAAGTTTCAACAAAATACCAAACGGTAGAAAAACTCCAGCAGCATTATATCTTTATCCCCGTTAAATTTAAG GATGTGTACCTGGTTTACATATTGAATGAACTGGCTGGAAACTCATTCATGATCTTCTGTAGCACATGTGTGAACACCATGAGGGTAGCACTTATGCTTCGTAACCTTGGCCTGACTGCAGTTCCCCTCCATGGCCAAATGAGTCAG GCCAAAAGACTGGGTGCCTTGAACAAGTTTAAGAGTAAGAATCGTTCTATCCTTATCGCAACAGATGTTGCCAGCAG AGGCCTTGATATTCCTCATGTTGATGTGGTTATAAATTTTGACATCCCAAGCCACTCCAAAGACTACATTCATCGTGTGGGGAGAACTGCCAGAGCAGGCCGAGCAGGGAAAGCCATAACTTTTGTTACACA GTATGATGTGGAACTTTACCAGAGGATAGAGCACCTAATAGGTAAGCAGTTGCCCCTGTACAACACTGAGGAACAGGAGGTTATGCTGCTCATGGAAAGGGTGACGGAGGCTCAGAGATACGCTAAAATG GAAATGTCAGAACTGAGCAACAGgaaaaagagacaaaaagatgaagatgaagacaCGGAAGAATCATCAGGTGTGCGGAAAAAATttaagaagaaaagaaaatattga
- the LOC135469338 gene encoding inter-alpha-trypsin inhibitor heavy chain H4-like, whose translation MAGQALRCGLTNLAVVLILFTTMKVRGYNLVARRESEFTFKNDVVVVPMRHRRFVNNDVIAPPANIVKMNIDSRTSSRYTQVLVESVVMNDQMESREAKFIVQIPETAFISNFSMLINDTWFIADVMNKSAAEQVYKDAQSKGESAGHVGTDTYTPSPRGMENFKISINVAAESEVEFKLLYSELLERRLGVYRQRISIRPGQTVENLTLSAQLYEPQGFASFKFSPPGESTLLESSRTPDVQLTASDTFKSVAYTMSIAAQRKLDAEKGSDGEFIIEYDVRRENEESRGGVLLVDSGYFVHYIAPSDPNLVTLNKNVAFVIDVSGSMSGEKIIQTRQAMKTILSQLRPDDYFNILLFSSNVRSWEPRPIRGSAENIARAKRFVDDHVKADGGTNIDAALREAGNSLSQLMTGLSERRGRMIVFLTDGMPSVGETNTVKIRKNVRTWNIESKLPIFSLGFGMGVSIDFLQQLSWENLGFARQIYEDTDGVSQLSNFFTEIESVILLDIHVTYDTDAVEVATLTSTTFPQYFKGSEIIVAGEITPSAPQSWSAQVSASGKTDVVNYNIPVTGQNTYDTNVAPWSAGFAEKLRAYLKIKDLIREMSIAPNKTVEAALEQEAIALSLRYNFVTPVTSMVITQSSRSVENELSRDMAISAIVGSSLGKASSIGVPSMVLLYLTSLLTVLLSSAGSLITFLTL comes from the coding sequence ATGGCGGGTCAGGCACTAAGGTGCGGGTTAACAAACCTTGCCGTCGTACTGATTTTGTTCACAACGATGAAAGTCCGCGGTTACAATTTGGTAGCAAGGCGCGAGTCCGAGTTCACGTTCAagaatgatgttgttgttgtgcctATGCGACATCGCAGATTTGTCAACAACGACGTTATCGCTCCACCCGCGAATATCGTGAAAATGAACATCGACTCTAGAACCAGCTCAAGGTACACGCAAGTTTTGGTGGAAAGTGTGGTGATGAATGATCAAATGGAGTCTAGAGAAGCAAAATTCATTGTGCAGATCCCAGAGACGGCCTTCATTTCCAACTTCTCCATGTTGATAAATGACACCTGGTTTATTGCGGACGTGATGAATAAAAGTGCGGCCGAACAGGTGTACAAGGATGCTCAGTCCAAGGGGGAATCTGCAGGCCACGTCGGCACTGACACTTACACGCCGAGCCCAAGAGGGAtggaaaatttcaaaatctcgATCAACGTAGCTGCCGAGAGTGAAGTGGAATTCAAACTGCTGTATTCTGAGCTGTTGGAAAGAAGGCTTGGGGTGTACAGGCAAAGGATAAGCATAAGGCCTGGACAAACGGTGGAGAACCTCACTTTAAGTGCTCAGCTGTATGAGCCCCAGGGATTCGCTTCATTCAAGTTTTCACCCCCAGGGGAAAGCACACTGTTAGAAAGCTCACGCACTCCTGATGTTCAACTGACAGCCTCTGATACATTCAAGTCTGTAGCCTACACCATGTCTATCGCTGCACAGAGAAAATTAGATGCAGAGAAGGGATCGGATGGTGAATTCATAATTGAGTATGACGTGAGGCGAGAAAATGAAGAGTCAAGGGGAGGAGTGTTGCTGGTTGACAGTGGTTACTTTGTTCACTACATCGCCCCATCTGACCCAAACCTGGTCACCCTGAATAAAAATGTGGCATTTGTTATTGATGTCAGTGGGTCAATGTCAGGGGAAAAGATCATCCAAACTCGTCAGGCCATGAAGACAATTCTGTCTCAACTGAGACCTGATGATTACTTCaatattcttttattttcaagCAACGTGAGATCATGGGAGCCCCGCCCGATACGAGGATCTGCTGAAAACATCGCTCGAGCTAAGAGGTTCGTGGATGACCATGTCAAAGCCGACGGTGGTACAAACATTGATGCTGCCTTAAGAGAGGCGGGTAACTCTTTGTCTCAGTTGATGACCGGTTTAAGTGAGCGTAGAGGCAGGATGATTGTATTTTTGACAGATGGGATGCCATCTGTAGGGGAAACTAACACAGTAAAGATTCGTAAAAATGTGCGGACTTGGAATATAGAAAGCAAACTTCCCATTTTCTCACTTGGTTTTGGAATGGGTGTCTCCATTGACTTCCTACAGCAGTTATCCTGGGAGAATTTGGGATTTGCTCGACAGATCTATGAGGACACTGATGGTGTCAGCCAACTGTCAAACTTCTTCACTGAAATTGAATCTGTAATTTTGTTGGACATTCATGTGACTTATGACACAGATGCAGTGGAAGTTGCCACACTGACCAGCACCACTTTCCCTCAGTATTTTAAGGGTTCAGAAATTATTGTGGCTGGAGAGATAACTCCATCTGCACCACAGTCCTGGTCAGCCCAAGTGAGCGCCAGTGGAAAGACTGATGTTGTAAATTATAACATTCCTGTAACTGGCCAAAATACATACGACACCAATGTCGCACCTTGGAGTGCTGGTTTTGCTGAAAAGCTTCGGGCTTACCTGAAAATTAAAGACCTGATTCGCGAAATGTCCATTGCACCCAACAAAACCGTTGAAGCTGCTTTGGAACAGGAAGCTATTGCCTTATCGCTGCGTTATAATTTTGTCACTCCGGTGACCAGTATGGTGATCACTCAATCATCTAGAAGTGTAGAGAATGAATTAAGTCGGGATATGGCTATAAGTGCAATAGTCGGGAGTTCTTTGGGAAAAGCCAGCTCCATTGGTGTTCCATCCATGGTACTGCTGTACCTAACCTCCCTACTCACCGTCCTACTGTCCTCAGCCGGCAGTC